In Mobula birostris isolate sMobBir1 chromosome 15, sMobBir1.hap1, whole genome shotgun sequence, the following proteins share a genomic window:
- the znf507 gene encoding zinc finger protein 507 isoform X5, whose product MISDAITETEAQSHGYTTNHKCDEHLLKQLAIHSFVDTKIVSKMEKPGSLIQVIEKLSKIVEKGRSKQCSLTGQKRSYISTSDTNSAIIEQTDSYESTAKKVINLNQEIKDNISIRQTYFKTEDLPQSCNGLDLSTLDSADKSKVSKSFCCTLCNFVTVVPSVYYIHIRSHNNIESYTCDQCNFATTDSKDFVAHKYLHRKLTRYQCNLCKFNSLTFSQLKEHFELHGKSGEVVLMCSVCCFVSKQQEELEAHMWMHLEDAQIQRKQQLGPNAIDGVDSNNAKSRNVGFDTEPGPRKWYTYDQYGMYRCLICSYACDRQRMLKTHAWKHAGEVDCSYPIFEECETATSVVPSTGLTAPEDESIIVFSPAHKSESVHCVRSNPLQFCTPPSITVMDSVDCKASLSDTAVKNSALVQSKAPADTVVEIVEEGPLMLDCEQESTVSDSLLSSAQKIINCSSNKAGHVNVIVERVPGAGESVPEKHFLMTPDIEAEKRLISEKSHMIYCEDSSDLYQQATSAAELETAVLRWNPEESNGALKSEPAAVDENVPPSRRRTNSESLRLHSLAAEALVAMPMRAPEFTRASVKNPESDAEQRSMEVSSSVPQPLNYSDDHTSNNLQLDETKSGFSEVPIRMGISMSLLTVIEKLRERTDQNASDEDILKELQDNAQCQPSSDLSSPGNLVEYIPNTERPYRCRLCHYSSGNKGYIKQHLRVHRQRQPYQCPICDHIATDSNNLESHMINHCKTRMYHCKRCNAAFYYKSQLRNHEREQHSLSDISSTNDENADFSREQKTGNAQEEVHSPQKLYKCDVCDYTSSTYVGVRNHRRIHNTDKPYSYIFKTQVCF is encoded by the exons ATGATATCAGATGCCATAACAGAAACTGAGGCCCAAAGCCATGGCTATACAACAAATCATAAGTGTGATGAGCATCTCTTGAAGCAGCTAGCAATTCATTCATTTGTGGACACTAAAATCGTGTCGAAAATGGAAAAACCAGGTTCATTGATTCAAGTTATTGAAAAATTGAGCAAGATAGTGGAGAAGGGAAGATCAAAGCAGTGTTCTTTGACTGGTCAAAAGAGGTCTTATATTAGTACTTCTGACACAAACAGTGCAATAATTGAGCAGACAGACAGCTATGAGAGCACAGCCAAAAAAGTTATTAATTTAAACCAGGAAATAAAGGATAACATCTCAATTAGGCAAACTTATTTTAAAACAGAAGATCTGCCTCAGAGTTGCAATGGCCTTGATCTGAGCACCCTTGATTCTGCAGATAAATCAAAAGTTTCAAAGAGCTTCTGTTGTACCCTGTGTAACTTTGTAACTGTTGTGCCAtctgtatattatatacatataCGTAGCCATAACAACATTGAAAGCTACACATGTGATCAGTGCAACTTTGCAACTACGGATTCTAAAGACTTTGTGGCGCACAAATATTTGCACAGGAAGCTCACCCGTTACCAATGCAATTTATGCAAATTCAATTCGTTGACTTTTTCACAGTTAAAagagcactttgaactacatggAAAATCAGGTGAAGTGGTATTGATGTGctctgtgtgttgttttgtttCCAAACAACaagaggaacttgaagctcatATGTGGATGCACCTTGAGGATGCCCAGATACAAAGAAAACAGCAATTAGGGCCAAATGCCATAGATGGTGTGGACAGCAACAATGCAAAATCAAGAAATGTTGGTTTTGACACTGAACCAGGCCCAAGAAAGTGGTACACTTATGACCAGTATGGCATGTATAGATGTTTGATTTGCAGTTATGCTTGTGACCGTCAGAGGATGTTAAAAACCCACGCATGGAAACATGCTGGTGAAGTAGATTGTTCTTATCCAATTTTTGAGGAATGTGAGACAGCTACCTCAGTAGTTCCTTCCACAGGTCTCACTGCTCCTGAGGATGAATCAATAATTGTTTTCTCACCAGCTCACAAATCAGAAAGTGTGCACTGTGTTAGATCAAATCCACTGCAGTTTTGTACCCCTCCCTCAATCACTGTAATGGACTCAGTGGACTGCAAAGCCTCACTGTCTGACACTGCTGTGAAAAATTCAGCTCTTGTCCAGTCAAAAGCACCTGCTGATACTGTAGTAGAAATTGTTGAGGAGGGGCCTCTGATGCTTGATTGTGAACAAGAAAGTACAGTGTCGGATAGCCTTCTTTCTTCTGCACAAAAGATCATTAATTGCAGTTCTAACAAGGCAGGACATGTCAATGTCATAGTAGAGCGTGTCCCAGGAGCTGGGGAGAGTGTTCCAGAAAAGCACTTCCTGATGACACCAGATATTGAAGCTGAAAAGAGGCTTATCTCTGAAAAATCTCACATGATCTATTGTGAGGATTCTTCAGATTTATATCAACAAGCTACCAGTGCAGCTGAACTGGAAACAGCTGTCTTAAGATGGAATCCAGAAGAAAGTAATGGTGCTTTAAAATCTGAACCTGCAGCAGTTGATGAAAATGttcccccatcaagaaggagaACCAATTCTGAATCTTTGAGGCTTCATTCATTGGCTGCTGAAGCTCTTGTTGCAATGCCAATGAGAGCACCAGAATTTACTCGAGCAAGTGTCAAAAATCCTGAGTCTGATGCAGAACAAAGAAGCATGGAAGTCAGTTCTTCAGTTCCTCAACCTCTCAATTATTCTGATGATCATACTAGTAATAACTTGCAACTTGATGAGACTAAGTCAGGTTTTTCTGAAGTACCAATCAGAATGGGCATCAGCATGTCACTGCTCACTGTGATTGAAAAACTGAGAGAAAGAACAGACCAAAATGCTTCTGATGAAGATATCCTAAAAGAATTGCAGGATAATGCACAATGTCAACCTTCAAGTGACCTGAGTTCACCAGGCAACTTAGTGGAGTATATACCAAACACAGAACGGCCTTACCGTTGTCGCTTATGTCATTACAGCAGTGGCAATAAGGGGTACATCAAGCAGCATTTAAGAGTTCATCGGCAAAGGCAGCCTTACCAGTGTCCAATCTGTGATCACATAGCCACTGATAGTAATAATCTGGAGAGTCATATGATAAACCATTGCAAGACTCGGATGTATCACTGCAAAAGATGCAATGCAGCATTTTATTATAAG AGTCAATTGAGGAATCACGAACGTGAACAGCATAGTCTTTCTGACATTTCCTCAACAAATGATGAAAATGCTGACTTTAGTAGAGAACAAAAAACAGGAAACGCACAAGAAG AAGTACATTCACCTCAGAAATTGTATAAGTGCGACGTATGTGACTACACAAGTTCAACGTATGTTGGTGTGCGAAACCACAGAAGAATCCACAACACTGATAAGCCCTACAG
- the znf507 gene encoding zinc finger protein 507 isoform X4, which translates to MISDAITETEAQSHGYTTNHKCDEHLLKQLAIHSFVDTKIVSKMEKPGSLIQVIEKLSKIVEKGRSKQCSLTGQKRSYISTSDTNSAIIEQTDSYESTAKKVINLNQEIKDNISIRQTYFKTEDLPQSCNGLDLSTLDSADKSKVSKSFCCTLCNFVTVVPSVYYIHIRSHNNIESYTCDQCNFATTDSKDFVAHKYLHRKLTRYQCNLCKFNSLTFSQLKEHFELHGKSGEVVLMCSVCCFVSKQQEELEAHMWMHLEDAQIQRKQQLGPNAIDGVDSNNAKSRNVGFDTEPGPRKWYTYDQYGMYRCLICSYACDRQRMLKTHAWKHAGEVDCSYPIFEECETATSVVPSTGLTAPEDESIIVFSPAHKSESVHCVRSNPLQFCTPPSITVMDSVDCKASLSDTAVKNSALVQSKAPADTVVEIVEEGPLMLDCEQESTVSDSLLSSAQKIINCSSNKAGHVNVIVERVPGAGESVPEKHFLMTPDIEAEKRLISEKSHMIYCEDSSDLYQQATSAAELETAVLRWNPEESNGALKSEPAAVDENVPPSRRRTNSESLRLHSLAAEALVAMPMRAPEFTRASVKNPESDAEQRSMEVSSSVPQPLNYSDDHTSNNLQLDETKSGFSEVPIRMGISMSLLTVIEKLRERTDQNASDEDILKELQDNAQCQPSSDLSSPGNLVEYIPNTERPYRCRLCHYSSGNKGYIKQHLRVHRQRQPYQCPICDHIATDSNNLESHMINHCKTRMYHCKRCNAAFYYKSQLRNHEREQHSLSDISSTNDENADFSREQKTGNAQEEVHSPQKLYKCDVCDYTSSTYVGVRNHRRIHNTDKPYRCSSCDFATTNINSLKCHMKRHPQEQQSIQLLEQYKCSLCGYECSHPPSLKSHMWKHASDQNYNYEQVNKAINEAISQSSR; encoded by the exons ATGATATCAGATGCCATAACAGAAACTGAGGCCCAAAGCCATGGCTATACAACAAATCATAAGTGTGATGAGCATCTCTTGAAGCAGCTAGCAATTCATTCATTTGTGGACACTAAAATCGTGTCGAAAATGGAAAAACCAGGTTCATTGATTCAAGTTATTGAAAAATTGAGCAAGATAGTGGAGAAGGGAAGATCAAAGCAGTGTTCTTTGACTGGTCAAAAGAGGTCTTATATTAGTACTTCTGACACAAACAGTGCAATAATTGAGCAGACAGACAGCTATGAGAGCACAGCCAAAAAAGTTATTAATTTAAACCAGGAAATAAAGGATAACATCTCAATTAGGCAAACTTATTTTAAAACAGAAGATCTGCCTCAGAGTTGCAATGGCCTTGATCTGAGCACCCTTGATTCTGCAGATAAATCAAAAGTTTCAAAGAGCTTCTGTTGTACCCTGTGTAACTTTGTAACTGTTGTGCCAtctgtatattatatacatataCGTAGCCATAACAACATTGAAAGCTACACATGTGATCAGTGCAACTTTGCAACTACGGATTCTAAAGACTTTGTGGCGCACAAATATTTGCACAGGAAGCTCACCCGTTACCAATGCAATTTATGCAAATTCAATTCGTTGACTTTTTCACAGTTAAAagagcactttgaactacatggAAAATCAGGTGAAGTGGTATTGATGTGctctgtgtgttgttttgtttCCAAACAACaagaggaacttgaagctcatATGTGGATGCACCTTGAGGATGCCCAGATACAAAGAAAACAGCAATTAGGGCCAAATGCCATAGATGGTGTGGACAGCAACAATGCAAAATCAAGAAATGTTGGTTTTGACACTGAACCAGGCCCAAGAAAGTGGTACACTTATGACCAGTATGGCATGTATAGATGTTTGATTTGCAGTTATGCTTGTGACCGTCAGAGGATGTTAAAAACCCACGCATGGAAACATGCTGGTGAAGTAGATTGTTCTTATCCAATTTTTGAGGAATGTGAGACAGCTACCTCAGTAGTTCCTTCCACAGGTCTCACTGCTCCTGAGGATGAATCAATAATTGTTTTCTCACCAGCTCACAAATCAGAAAGTGTGCACTGTGTTAGATCAAATCCACTGCAGTTTTGTACCCCTCCCTCAATCACTGTAATGGACTCAGTGGACTGCAAAGCCTCACTGTCTGACACTGCTGTGAAAAATTCAGCTCTTGTCCAGTCAAAAGCACCTGCTGATACTGTAGTAGAAATTGTTGAGGAGGGGCCTCTGATGCTTGATTGTGAACAAGAAAGTACAGTGTCGGATAGCCTTCTTTCTTCTGCACAAAAGATCATTAATTGCAGTTCTAACAAGGCAGGACATGTCAATGTCATAGTAGAGCGTGTCCCAGGAGCTGGGGAGAGTGTTCCAGAAAAGCACTTCCTGATGACACCAGATATTGAAGCTGAAAAGAGGCTTATCTCTGAAAAATCTCACATGATCTATTGTGAGGATTCTTCAGATTTATATCAACAAGCTACCAGTGCAGCTGAACTGGAAACAGCTGTCTTAAGATGGAATCCAGAAGAAAGTAATGGTGCTTTAAAATCTGAACCTGCAGCAGTTGATGAAAATGttcccccatcaagaaggagaACCAATTCTGAATCTTTGAGGCTTCATTCATTGGCTGCTGAAGCTCTTGTTGCAATGCCAATGAGAGCACCAGAATTTACTCGAGCAAGTGTCAAAAATCCTGAGTCTGATGCAGAACAAAGAAGCATGGAAGTCAGTTCTTCAGTTCCTCAACCTCTCAATTATTCTGATGATCATACTAGTAATAACTTGCAACTTGATGAGACTAAGTCAGGTTTTTCTGAAGTACCAATCAGAATGGGCATCAGCATGTCACTGCTCACTGTGATTGAAAAACTGAGAGAAAGAACAGACCAAAATGCTTCTGATGAAGATATCCTAAAAGAATTGCAGGATAATGCACAATGTCAACCTTCAAGTGACCTGAGTTCACCAGGCAACTTAGTGGAGTATATACCAAACACAGAACGGCCTTACCGTTGTCGCTTATGTCATTACAGCAGTGGCAATAAGGGGTACATCAAGCAGCATTTAAGAGTTCATCGGCAAAGGCAGCCTTACCAGTGTCCAATCTGTGATCACATAGCCACTGATAGTAATAATCTGGAGAGTCATATGATAAACCATTGCAAGACTCGGATGTATCACTGCAAAAGATGCAATGCAGCATTTTATTATAAG AGTCAATTGAGGAATCACGAACGTGAACAGCATAGTCTTTCTGACATTTCCTCAACAAATGATGAAAATGCTGACTTTAGTAGAGAACAAAAAACAGGAAACGCACAAGAAG AAGTACATTCACCTCAGAAATTGTATAAGTGCGACGTATGTGACTACACAAGTTCAACGTATGTTGGTGTGCGAAACCACAGAAGAATCCACAACACTGATAAGCCCTACAG